The nucleotide sequence acactgggggaccgagagggacattcgattgaggtctggctcaacgtgcagtagagcctaacagtgaatattaagtgtagaaatatattgaaattgtgtagtttaatgatagtaaattataaatagaataaaatagtgtgtatccggaccagcagaagctgatatatggtgatgtactaatttacatttaattttaaactagattatttgaaaatcagttccaaaaatcttgagtaaagaattattttacaaactaaattagagatgatattattatttggatattaggaggtgttacaatattgtgtataactattagatttgcatccaaaattatagaaatgggacatttctctttgtggaactaggattcaaatatatctagaataaataatgaatatattataatttacgcataatgtgtgtccttaaaatttactttattatagaagtaagaattatagataatatctctattgattatgtgggcatgtgtgtattttagataaaatggtgtacataatattatataaagccgaaagggtttttttgtttgaatatttgcttttccctttcaataattagtatggcttaggaagcaaatattcggccaggaattaattaatgtaataaagttacttaattcccagtctaaataataaattcagtttctcttctttatttggttttaaactgagtgagtagtagaaaatctattcaccagtaataaattatatgaatattattttcctcttttattgctatatttaattatacctatatgaagtagtgaatattggaaggagattcaagttaaagatttattagttatggttcatttgattttttgatatacctcaaacttaagtcacatgtgtgcatatttaatttgataaccttcaatattgactttctctctctaatacatacctaaataaaagtacttactatggaactaagaaatacaaatttcttccatcttacattgaaattagtattgaaattgagtaaataaaataacgtcatttagtggaagttgatcacaaaagttaggacgaagcatcattatcatcatcatgatcaatcttttatatggttatgaatgaactagaacatttgagagaactctagggatgtgaaattctcacgatggtttttccttatacttctattttcacaaaacgattagtacctaatttaccaagaatgctctacactactaaagataatagagttggctgggttcgaatctcaggctaaagacaaagggacctttttactttcgagtcatagctaaatttcatctacttaccccgaacgagacaatggagtacacgctgcctccagagggcagatggcgaggcaggtaggtacctttttttattgtgtaccgatccttcccaaacagcattttaggtaacattatctgttaaaaccgacgccagctgaatttgtgaatcaccgagttttgaatagataaaaatactagttttgctgtactttgtaattcctttgcttgatattatattatggtacatggttgattggtgacgtaccagcagcgagattccggcacaaagcaaacacgtcatgtctttatacagctggactctccgaactaataaattggccaatttattgacaatcaatcaaacaaatatataaatatacaaaaataccatggttttggggcgagcccagagctcactgaaaagaacctaggtttccgtacctaggcaattgaaaacgcttcgcagcgaaaataggagagtccaattgctgtgccccacataacatggattaaggctgaagtttcagcgtaggtatttcccccgtgcttgaggaatgccggttggtctcaaaccgatggcctaaataaggcaaatacacgtatcaactgattttccacactaacaggacgttctaaattaacaaatctctccattcattatatttattttgaggagttgaaattttacattaattttttataattcaatccgtgtaaacctgttagctggtcgagaagtctacgtgttcacccaacgtactgtaccaattaattacttgtaaataactcattgcttaaatacctaggtgtttctataattcagctgagtttatttcttattttatctcttcataatgcctaatcttaaccactagtatagacgatcacaccgtaccatcacagtaACTCGTcaacaaaaatcttttttttttatatatagaaTCTGATCTGATTGATCGAATATTGTTTTTTATAGTAGGCATATATTTATATCAGTATTCTTGGAGTAACATCAGAAAAAAATATCATTCAATTGGCACCTTGTTTGCATCTATATCGATGTATCAATGTCTTGGCTATTATAGACAGTGATAAATTGGCATCTCTTAACCTTAGTTTCCCTCACATCTTTACAGTTTATatggttccgtagctcaaaaggaaaaaaggacccCTATCTAtaggaccacttcgttgtcgtctgtctgtctgtctgtcgtattgTCAGGAAACCTATACTTATTGGGtattttccgttgacctagaatcatgaaatttggcaggtagataggtcatATGCCacaaaaataaaggaattaatccaaaaactactttttggtaagtagatatgtacctagtaggtacctacatagcgCTCTCAGCAACGTACAGGCTTATATTAAACAATGTGTTGCTTATAACGGCATGGAACATAAATTAGGGCAACTAAAATATCGGGCAGAGCTCGCAGCGTGCGGGTTGGCACCAGTGGTGGAGGTCGCTCGTGCCAAATTGCGTCGCGCGCTTATCATTCGGATTACGTCTCGCAGCCACAATATAACACGTCATGGCTAGCCGCGATTTTAAAATGTATGGACGAGATTTCGACAAGTGATTGGCTGAATCTAGTTTCGGTATATTTCAACCCaacctaaatacctactacaggcgcttttccaccgtctatatacctacctagctatctCTCAGCTTTAAACtttatggccgattcacaccaattgcgtatgcaacacgtacacgtgacacttgcGTAGTGACGCGTGTGAACCATGCCAATTTTCATACAGCTCCATAccttacaacgcaatggtacgcgctagtCTACGCTTACGTAGCCTGTGTAAACGAGCTCTTAAACATTCTTTCAAGTTTCACTAATACTTGCAGTTTTAACATCCGCTGAAAAGCCATGTTCTCACTAAGTTTGAGTAAATGGCCTTTTTCACATTCCAAGTTTCCATCGTCACAGTTAAGGCCTGTACAGACTCCGCAATAATACACActgcgtcatcatcatcatcgctgAATGCTATACGATTTATAATACAGGGAACAGTATGAGGCACGTCACATTGCAGAGCGTAACCGTATATGGCTCTCTGCAGTATGAACTCCTTCTTATAGTGTGGTTACTATGATGTGCCATTTAAAAATCACAATAACCTCAAAGTAAAATGATGCTAAACCTAAATTATCTGATCTGATTGATCTAAAGTAAAAAATTGAGTAGTGCCATTTTTAATTTCGCAAGGCTTCAACTGGGAGCGCTGCTTGTAGATGTACAGACGAACTTGGGCTTTAAAACTAGCCACTTAAGATACATTATACTTTAAAGTGTTTCGTCGCTCAAATTCTATCAACGCTGGTGTGATATACAAACCCAAACCTATGCTAAGCCTACAGGAAACAATAAGAGGCATGTCACATTGCAGAGCGCAACGGTGTCGATGCGCAACCCTAGCAGAGCGTCTTCTACTCGTGTATACGCTTCAATACAGTTCCTAGAGTTCCTTGTACAACTTCTAGAAGCCACGTAGGATGCGTATATGTCACGCATTGCTCGCTGCATAAACCGCGAGTGTCGGGACTGGGGCGTCACTGCAGTTACGCGTTGTGTCTCTCCAAGCCTTTAAGTGGAGAAAATTTTGTTTCTcggttgcaaattgcaatagtGTCCAGCTGCAACCGCAGTCCAAACTGTCTGTGCTTATTTAAGAACTTTGCGGTGTTACTAAAACACAGGGAACTATTTTAAATACTTGTTTTTCATATAACTTAGCTGCTAACTGCTAAATAGTAAAACgtagtttattaaaaactagctgatgcccgcaactttgttggcgtggatttagatttttttttctaaatcccgtgggaattctttaattttccgggataaaaagtagccgaaaggtgacataggctactatgaTGGGCTACTGGCTATAGGTGAGTATaggttagtttttttaatagtttttttttggatggTTATAGGTAACTATAacctataaccatgcaaaacaCCACGTTATCCGTTGCCTCGTtacgatgtgattgaaggataaaccaaaaaattaacaaaccaagaaacaaaaaTTGGTTTTAAAAGATACTGACGGTGGTTTCATCGATGGTGAGTGAAGTTTTGCAGTCCTAGATTGAAGTGCACCAGCCTGAATTATGCATGGCATGGCAATTAAACCCGTGGCTTTAAGCGGTTCAATACTGGAATGCTAAACTAGACAGTACGGTTTTACCACGGGCATAGCCtctaaactagagacaatttagaaagtaagtacctatatataccTAAATTGTCAAAATTACTCAGGAACCTCTGATTATATTAAACAAAACAGCGCTTACCTCTGTGCCAGGTGAGTAGGTATTAATAGTCTGGCTGAAGATTCCTAGATCCTTATTCCTAGTCGGATAAAGTGACTGGATAGTCACTCTATCCGACTAAAAATGCATGTTTTTTAGtacaaaaactgtgaatttttcCAGGCCAAGGCGCCCGAAGGGACCCGATGACTTGGAAAGCATTGGTATCGACGCTCGATTTGCAGTGAAAATTGATTCTCATATCGACACCCGTCTTCGTATTTCTAAGCATTTTGTTTGTCATCGCTGCTAGTCTTGATaaattcttttttagggttccgtacctcaaaaggaaaaacggaacgaatttaatttcaagttttttttttgaaaacatgtttgtgattggttggcgcTCAGTGAGATTTTTATCTCAATCATTTatgacagagagagcgctatacctactcatttaCGCTGATAGAATAATAtagaaaaacacattttaattttttttgatgatgtaaccacaaattcgcggtttttggatttattcctttacttgtgctataagagctacctacctgccacatttcatgattctaggtccctataggttttcttgacagacacgacagacggactgacagacaggaagacagacggacaacaaagtgatcctataagcgttccgtttttccttttaaggtacggaaccctaaaaacggattAAGCCATACTTTTTCATGGCTTGGTTACTTAAATTCAGATTTTCATAAAATCTAGGTGTAGACCGTACCTACTGCAAAAAGAAATAGGTACGAGGTATTCGTTTAggtatttatacttacaatacgTGTCACACTTTATACTTACGTTGACAAAGATATTCCGCTGGCTTTACAAATGGGTCCTTTTGACGGGTCGAGTCGATGTTGAGCTTCCTGCGTCATAATCGCAGTTCCTTTGCACTTTGTGCTAGGGACTCTATAGAGCTCAGTTCTCACTTTGCGCTGTTTGGGATCAATGTGCGAAAGGAAAGACTGAGTGAAGGCACAGTTCACGATAGGTGAATTTCAAACAAAACGTAGAGGCTTTagcgtcactggcaggcgtcaagtATTAGCACATTTGACGCAGTagctaaagtagccctattttcaCACATCGTCGATTCAAGTTCAAACCGAGTGTTTCCTGTTCCTTCACTCGAGTTCACTCTGGTGAAGATATTTACTACTTATACCAAAACCTGTTACATAAgccgtacaaaatgagaactcagttaccattttaactttatgtcatgtcaaaagtacccGTTTATCTTCAGAagaaggactaaaatcgtactttttgTCATCACAGTTGACACATACCTACGTAAAGTTAAATATcgagtgagatctcattttgtatGCATAACCTTAACTATAAATCTAATAATGAGTCTACTTTTGAAGGAGAATTATTGAAAAATTCGCCTGCATGACCCACGGCTGAAATATACTGAACCGTAAAATACTGAAATGAATCTTATTATTCCTAAAAGGGCCACAACTGCTCAGTTCGTTCTTCACATTAAgttgtattgaaaaaaaatgcCAAAAATCAAGCACTAATTTTCAGGACATTCAGATATATTTCAAGCATTTAGAGATATATTTTCAGAGAAAAAATGGGCAGATGGACCGAActaaactatacctactaaagTTTCCTTTACGAAATACTAAAAAGATATACTACGAAGTCGTGTTCCTTTGTAACACCCGTGTGAAAGTTTTTAGGTATATTACACCCCGCGGGCATCAACAGCGTGACGTATGGTGAAGGGCTCCACGGAAACACGTGATAAATCATCAGCTATTGTCACGCTCACGGGGGCAATTGACATTGATTTTTCTTCCCCGCTGTCCATCCCCTTGTCATGTTCATAATATAGACGTGTTTCGATGTTGTTTACGccgattttttacttttatagtattgaattttatagtattttagACTAGTCGACCATGCGTAATGGGTCTAACAATATGGTAGATGATGGCTCGCAACGTCATACACGTGGATTTTAGTTTCTTTAAATCTCGCGCGAACTTTGCAAGTGGTCAGCGCTGATCGGCTTGCACATCTTTTGTTGCTTTTCACACAAACGTCAAAGAATCTTGGCAAGAAGCAGCGTTTGCGCGTTTGGCCGATAATCTCCGAAGGCATTGGGCaattgagtacctacttacaactgCGTCATTGTGTTATTGTGGTCGTAGATCAATGttttaatgaaacaaaaaagtCCTATCAGTCTATTCCTCGTTCCATCCTCAATATTTTCCTCAATCCATGATTAATAACTCTGTATAATATTTTGCATGGTAAGGATTATGATGTTTCCTAATAACAGATCTTCACTAACAAGTAGGTATTCGATTTCAATAGATATTCTCTGCACAAATCCTCTTTACTCATACAAAGGCCTTATTCTTAGAGCTTTATAAAGAAAGGAGTAATTTCTCAAAGGTggattgtaaaaaataaaacaaatcttcaattattataaaaattgtgATATATTCTTTCTTAAACTATCAATAATATTTAACTGTACAAAATACACGTTGTttgtaatatacataattatatgatatatttaacaaaataatactaataataaaaatatatatcaaatAGTATAAACCAATTACTCGATAGCGGGCGATGATCGATCatttgtcaaagctttccttaGTTTCACCGTGGCGAATTGCTGCGGCCTGGGTCAAAAGGAATGTATGTAAAGTTTGacactttattataaaaaaactaaaatctaatAGGTAAATTGACtttgtattttaaatatatttacttattttaaaatattgactTTGTAATTTAAATTGAATTGTATTGAAATATATGAATTCCAGAGTAGGAACGCACAGGTGGTTAAATGACCGGCGGTAAAATAACCGCCTCGCCCTCACACACCCAAAATTGCGGTAGGCTTGTGTGGACTCATACACATAACTTAATAAGTCAGATCAGGAAAAAATCCTTATCTGACTTATCAAAGgacttaaaagaaaaaaaaaaacgtgataGGTAaaaagactagcgcttggctgcaatcaaatcTGCTGGCACCGTCTAAGGCGGAATGTGTTCGCCTAGATAATGTCTGTCTTgaatattcactcttgatttaaaGTTGCATTCTATATTAAAATTGGAAGAGAAACTGAAGCCGGAAGGGCTTTCCATGTCTAGCGGTACGAACGTGTTCTCTGAATTTCTGATTTGTAAATTCTATCATTCTATCACGGTTTCATAGGTAGTTGTTCCTGCTAAGAACGTTAAGGCAAAGTGCTTAGCGCGTCGCTTATATGCGTTTGAGTATTTAGTCGCCCGTCAATTAACAGCACATGTGCTTCCACTCTAAGAagctaaaaagtaaaattagattttacttttttaactaGAGGGAAAATGCTATAAACAACAGGGTTTATTTGTAATACCTACTATAGATTGGCTTGCGTATAATTAgagaattataatatttatttgtgacAATTATAAAACAGCAAAACAGCAAATAACTCCTGCTAAAAATACCGTGTATATCATTCtataataattcatttttgtattaaaaattctAGCGATCACTGACCTAGCTTTATATTGATAAGCTAAATATTTGTATACGATTAACATTAACAACAACAACATTtacaaaatagaaataatattacaCCTTTAGTTTACAATGAGTATAGCtgaaacaaaattatacttactcTAAAATGAAAAAAGTCAGTGCAAATTAGAGTTCagatacaaaattataaaagtgCATGTTAGAGGAAAACTTATCCTAATCTAGAAAAGTAAACAAACGTATAAAAACTGGTATATTGTGAATACATAACTAGAACTAGAACCACTAGAATAGAAAAACCTTTACTTTAAATCAAACCTGAATCTATTTGTACATTGCCGTTTCTCGACCCCATAAATCATACCAAGGCCCAAATGTGTGACCTTCTTCAGATAGTTCGTTTCCATCCACAGTCCTTTTTAGAAGTTTAGTGCGGGGCAATAGCTGTGGTCTTTGTTGTTTTAATGCTTCATTGAATTTCTGATCGTCAGATTCGCTGTAAGGTGCATCATTTCGTTGGTCCATAAATCGCCTCGCCTCCAGTCTTGCCTCTTCTTGtttaatctttgatttttcagctTTTTTAGAATCGGTTTCATAATCATATCGCGAGGATCGCCTTTCTTGATCGCTAAAGTATGATATGTTCGATTCGTAGTATCTTTCTTCTCTTGTACCATTGTATGGTAGTGTACTGTCATCATAACTCCTGTTTATCctgtttttagttttgttttcgCGGTTCTTTGTGTCTGTAAAATCTTTCCTCGAGTGTCGTCTGTCTAGTGAATAATCGATTCTTGGTTCATTTGTATCGAAAGATCGTCTGTCTTTCTTCTGATTTCTGATTTCAGCCTGAGGATATTCTTTATTGTTTccattttcaaagttatgcttTCGTATCTTTTCTTCACTTGCTCTTTTTTTGTACTTTAAAGTACCGTCATCATGTTCATTATAAGCATCTTCATTCCTTATGTCATTATTATTTCGTTCTATGGGAATACCATAACGATCAGTCGGTTGGTCATCCTTATATTTGAGTGTCTCAGATGATGCGGAAAATGCTTTAATTTCCTTTGATGTATCTTTAAATGTTTTGAATTCCATAACTTTAGGTGGTGATCTTTCATGAGAAGAATTTTTCGTCTTTTCGGTTGACATAGTCGCCCTAACATGTGGTTTGATGGGTGTAACTTCAATTTCTTCAAATTCAGGCATATATGCATTCTCTTTATTATTCTTCACGTCATTATCTATATTTTGAGTTTGGCGACGACGTTCTAATTCTTGTTGCTTTTTAGAAGTCATATGGTCATCAACAATAATACAATCATACGGGTCTGTACTGGAAGCTACAGAATTGTTATCGGAATTGCTTTCATTATCATATCTTTGCAAGATTTCTCGACGCTTTACAGTTTTCATCACAAATCCATCGCCGTTTTCATCATTGTAGAAACTGTTTTCAAAATTAGTTTTGATAGTACTGCTATTTGTTAAATCAGAGTGTCGAGATTCATTACGTTGCATAAATTCATCCTGCTTTTCTTCCGCAATAGACTTCTCTGAAAAACTCTTTTTATTCATCATTTGATTATGTTGGTAGTTCATATTCCCTCTTTTCTCTTTCTCAACACGTTCTTCATGCTGAATGGACCCTAAGCTTCTAGCTTGTCGCATTCCATTATTTACCTTGATATTTTTTCTGTCGATAGTTTCTTGTGGTCGTGCCGGGACGTTCTCAGGTGAAGGAGACTTATCTTGCCCATTTAGTTTTATTGGTTCTGGCACGTCTGGGGCTGGAcgtaaatctttttttaatttaacaaataGTTTCTTCTTATACTCTGGTACAGTATCTACAATATCTCTATGCTGCCAAAGGGACATCCCCTCCATAATTTCTTCAGATGTTGTACGTCCAAACTTCCAGAACGATTtggttcttttaattttttgagaaTCTTTATCCATGTCTAACATGTTGCGCAAAAGTAGCTGTTGATCATCGGTGAGGTATCCGTTATTTGTATTATTGGGTCTGGGGCCACGTTTCAAGCTTTGTGTTTTTAACAGATATGTTTTGTGTTCCAGGTTTTGATGGGCAGATTTACTACAAAAACAAttagcaaattaaaataaaataaaaactagctCTACTGCTACAAGAAAAagcaacaaataattaaaagcaAGCACATACAATATGAGTAAGTACCTGATCGGGACACGCAATCGTTGTGCCTCTTCATCGCTATAATCAATATCGGGCTGTGGAGGTGGCTCGTTTGAAAATCCCGAGTCATTCGAACTGTGTAACGAGACGTTGCCAACAGCACCCACGGCTGAAACGACTGTCTTTGCAGGAGCAGTTTTTTGGGCaacctaaaaaatattttaaaattatcgaacttattgaaaaaaattgcaaatataAAGACAAACAAAATGTAACCACTGCTAATTACCTGTGATCTCATTGGCAGTGTTTGCGGACCGAAAGTTCTAGTTTCTATGACGGCATGCGTAGTGAAACTGGCAGCTGATGTGGAATTTTTGATAGCCCCTGAGGCTGCAACGATTGGAGTTGGGTGGAAGTTAGCACTCGCTGATGTGCTCAGAGCACTTGGTGACGGAGCAGGCAAAGTTGGAGGTAAACCAGGTGAACTGTTAGCTAAGCGACCCTAGGAAGAAAAGTATAACATTAGATAACgtatttatcattttattaccAAGAATTAAAATTAACCGGAGCGgagaatattttataaaataatgcacAAAACCGAAAGGTGGGGAAatcatatttttcattttctagTTTATTAAAGAAATTTTATGCGAATGCAGTGCTGCTAAGTCCTATTTTCTTTGCACTTTATTAGCAGATTTTATTTGACAATCATAAGGTAGCAAGAAAAAAATTTGAAGGATGGTCCTTGAAATGAAATGctcttttatttaaatacaaatataaattttcTTCATACCTTAGTAACGTGGTGGGCTGTTACAGTATCTCCGAACATGCGTGTCGGTGGGTGAGAATGTACATGCGCAGCGGCAGACATTTGCGTGTGTGCCAGGGGCGCTGGTGGCGGCGTTTCGCTCGGCGTCTGCGCTATACTCCAACGTGCTGGTGAACTACCACTGTAACCaagtataataaatttttagatgaatattaatatttcaatatattaagtatagtaaGCAAATCAAACTTCAATCTTAAAAGAATATGACGGTAAGATAAGAGATGCAAATAAATTTGAATGAATAAGTCAATCAGTAATCAGGGACAACCGGGACACGTTACTTGGCTGTTTTCACCTTTGCATCTTACTTACCGAGGTAAACTTTACCATGAAGATAATGATTTTTtgctacaataaaaaaaattgttgtaatTTGGTTGTAACTATATAACATAGAAATCAATTCATAAAACATGTGAATTGTGATAGTGAAAGTATGATACTTCGAGCAGCAATCGACCTAACAGCTATAACAGATCACTGACAGTCACTaagttctttatttttatgcaaggGCACTGCAGAATTTTCGTCTTTTCGTTGCCAAGGGAAGTAATTGAATcacaaaattacaaagttacaaacccAGTATCTTCATTAATGATCTGTTCTGTGTAAGCCAACGGGAACCACCCAGCACTGTGTGTCCGTAGATtctctccatactgccagccctTCGTCCTGTCTCCCAGTAGGGCAAGTATATCTCCTTGCTGGAAGCTGAGCTGGTTGTCACCAGCAGCCGAATAGGCGTAGAGAGCTCGTGCCAGTGGTGGATCGCGTGACGTGGATGTGGGTGGCGCGATTGATGACGGACGGGTTTTTGTACGGATGTCTGTGTCTGAGGAGAAATCAAACCATCATGCTCTTCAATGAACAGCAACTTATTCAGACGGGTAACGGGTTGTATGCTCGTAGGAGTCAGTTTATCCAAAGGTGCGTTAACACCGCGCCAGTATCTATGCAGTCAATACCGCCTGGCGTATAATATGTATCACACAAACACACAAGCGTACaatttgttttcactttttaaaatacaaatgtATGAACTTTGTctctatctggagttttattaTCTTTGCCAAAGAGTTCTACTTTATGATTGTAGACTGAGTCGACGCTGAATTATTCGTatttttactagttactaagTACCTAGACGAAAATACAACGGATGATTAAAAAAAGAGAAGTAAACAGGAAATGAAAATTACAAAAAGAGACAAACGAATTACAGCAAGTATTTACTAAATGATGCTAGATTAATTTTTAAGCtaaatgaaaggaaaagctgCTAGTAATTTACCTTGTTCTGCACTATGGAGACTAGCTTGTAAATTCAGGTCTGATTTGGCTCTAGACAAACCATGTGAAGGTGATCCAAGGTCTGCGATAGATCTGACGTCTAGGCAGGAAGCGTCGACTGATCTTGTTTTTCGTAATGCAGAACCGACTGAAGCACGATCATCGTCGTCACCGTTGCGAGGACTTGCGTACACGTCCTCGTCGGCCCAGAATGATACTTGCTGTAAAAAAGGAGAATCCGTTTGAAAACCTTAGTATTATacctataatacctataatCTTATAAACTCCTTTAACATTCCGAGTAAATTCTGCATTCCGAACTGCAGTATGGCTTATAACCACAttgatttaaaacttttgtaacaaaaaagaaaatattccaTACTACTGAACTTTTTTGAAtccgtttaaaattaaaatggctaGGATCCTATTTTTATCTTTCTCTTGGCCTAGTTTTATCTTAATAGGTTTGGTTCTAAAAGAATGATTTCCAGTTTCCACTTTCTGATCTACCTAGTTAGTTAATTTATCTATCAGAGTTCTTCAGGTCTCTTAATCAGACTAAAACTTGTCATCTACAAAACATGTCGCTCTAGCAGGTCTTTCATGACTGAAGATCGTGTTTGTGAAGTGATATCCTTCCATCGGAAGACGGGTCTTGTTTTTAGCCATCTTTTCAGCATCGCAAAAGCTTAAAACATATACTTAAGTTAGAAACAGCGAAAATGTTCTCACCCTCATTCTGCTCACAAACATTGCTTCAACATTGGACGGCAAGAACTCCCTGGTCCTTGATACTTCAAGCCATTCTTCCAAGCCAGTATTGTAAGCCGTGGCACCAGCAGTATGATACGCCAGCCAATGTTTTGCAAGGGAACACTGGCGCTCCAGGACAAATCCGTATCGCCTACGCTCTTGAGTCATTGCCTATACaacagtaaaaaaaatgttaagatTGGAAGATTGGCATTATTGCTAGCATTTaagttaattacttaa is from Maniola jurtina chromosome 14, ilManJurt1.1, whole genome shotgun sequence and encodes:
- the LOC123872016 gene encoding uncharacterized protein LOC123872016 isoform X1, yielding METEELTKLVDGIYKNILDKFNPGARQMITAGKAYLKALHGAAAASRLYVDAVGKLGRQAQQGTWGGCADIGTALMKVVEVYREIQDQQMNILKAFYVDLLVPLETNLEKDTKVVQSEQKRFLQQHKLRSESYSKAAATIKKQRKKKTNVTKVGSAMDKEMKSMQILEEEKTKLDAFCEQSLKNAMTQERRRYGFVLERQCSLAKHWLAYHTAGATAYNTGLEEWLEVSRTREFLPSNVEAMFVSRMRQVSFWADEDVYASPRNGDDDDRASVGSALRKTRSVDASCLDVRSIADLGSPSHGLSRAKSDLNLQASLHSAEQDTDIRTKTRPSSIAPPTSTSRDPPLARALYAYSAAGDNQLSFQQGDILALLGDRTKGWQYGENLRTHSAGWFPLAYTEQIINEDTGGSSPARWSIAQTPSETPPPAPLAHTQMSAAAHVHSHPPTRMFGDTVTAHHVTKGRLANSSPGLPPTLPAPSPSALSTSASANFHPTPIVAASGAIKNSTSAASFTTHAVIETRTFGPQTLPMRSQVAQKTAPAKTVVSAVGAVGNVSLHSSNDSGFSNEPPPQPDIDYSDEEAQRLRVPISKSAHQNLEHKTYLLKTQSLKRGPRPNNTNNGYLTDDQQLLLRNMLDMDKDSQKIKRTKSFWKFGRTTSEEIMEGMSLWQHRDIVDTVPEYKKKLFVKLKKDLRPAPDVPEPIKLNGQDKSPSPENVPARPQETIDRKNIKVNNGMRQARSLGSIQHEERVEKEKRGNMNYQHNQMMNKKSFSEKSIAEEKQDEFMQRNESRHSDLTNSSTIKTNFENSFYNDENGDGFVMKTVKRREILQRYDNESNSDNNSVASSTDPYDCIIVDDHMTSKKQQELERRRQTQNIDNDVKNNKENAYMPEFEEIEVTPIKPHVRATMSTEKTKNSSHERSPPKVMEFKTFKDTSKEIKAFSASSETLKYKDDQPTDRYGIPIERNNNDIRNEDAYNEHDDGTLKYKKRASEEKIRKHNFENGNNKEYPQAEIRNQKKDRRSFDTNEPRIDYSLDRRHSRKDFTDTKNRENKTKNRINRSYDDSTLPYNGTREERYYESNISYFSDQERRSSRYDYETDSKKAEKSKIKQEEARLEARRFMDQRNDAPYSESDDQKFNEALKQQRPQLLPRTKLLKRTVDGNELSEEGHTFGPWYDLWGRETAMYK